The following proteins are co-located in the Palaemon carinicauda isolate YSFRI2023 unplaced genomic scaffold, ASM3689809v2 scaffold493, whole genome shotgun sequence genome:
- the LOC137637016 gene encoding uncharacterized protein → MWGVQLIKIPDVGVQLIEIPDVGVQLIEIPNVGVQLIEVPLVGQSRCGGPVDRDSRCGGPVDRFQICGGPVDRDSRCGGPVDRDSRCGGPVDRDSRCGGPVDRDSRCGDVGVQLIEIPDVGVQLIEIPDVGVQLIEIPDVGVQLIEIPDVEVQLIEIPDVEVQLIDSRCGGPVDRDSRCGGPVDRDSRCGGPVDRDSRCGGPVDRDSRYVGVQLIEIPDVGVQLIEIPDVGVQLIEIPDVGVQLIEIPDVEVQLIEIPDVEVQLIDSRCGGPVDRDSRCGGPVDRDSRCGGPVDRDSRCGGPVDRDSRCGGPVDRDSRCGGPVDRFQMWGSS, encoded by the exons ATGTGGGGGGTCCAGTTGATAAagattccagatgtgggggtccagttgatagagattccagatgtgggggtccagttgatagagattcccaatgtgggggtccagttgatagaAGTTCCACTTGTGGGGCAatccagatgtgggggtccagttgatagagaTTCCAGATGTGGAGGTCCAGTTGATagattccagat atgtgggggtccagttgatagagattccagatgtgggggtccagttgatagagattccagatgtgggggtccagttgatagagattccagatgtgggggtccagttgatagagaTTCCAGATGTGGAG atgtgggggtccagttgatagagattccagatgtgggggtccagttgatagagattccagatgtgggggtccagttgatagagattccagatgtgggggtccagttgatagagaTTCCAGATGTGGAGGTCCAGTTGATAGAGATTCCAGATGTGGAGGTCCAGTTGATagattccagatgtgggggtccagttgatagagattccagatgtgggggtccagttgatagagattccagatgtgggggtccagttgatagagattccagatgtgggggtccagttgatagagaTTCCAGAT atgtgggggtccagttgatagagattccagatgtgggggtccagttgatagagattccagatgtgggggtccagttgatagagattccagatgtgggggtccagttgatagagaTTCCAGATGTGGAGGTCCAGTTGATAGAGATTCCAGATGTGGAGGTCCAGTTGATagattccagatgtgggggtccagttgatagagattccagatgtgggggtccagttgatagagattccagatgtgggggtccagttgatagagattccagatgtgggggtccagttgatagagaTTCCAGATGTGGAGGTCCAGTTGATAGAGATTCCAGATGTGGAGGTCCAGTTGATagattccagatgtgggggtccagttga